One Cydia pomonella isolate Wapato2018A chromosome 14, ilCydPomo1, whole genome shotgun sequence DNA segment encodes these proteins:
- the LOC133525001 gene encoding uncharacterized protein LOC133525001 isoform X2, giving the protein MESDSEREINIENFIQVIQNRPAIWDMSKREYSDRIAKKKAWEEISTLFITDFATKNTKQKNEEALKLQKKWKSIRDAYTRDRNKKSKSGSGATTSRDYVYSHCLSFLNRLSNTRPLNNSQKENQNPRPNSRKETVEVNSDEDNSENLIKILTARMENKKEKNNPDYNFFISLLDDFNTISSEYKMDAKMEIMSIIKKYMQMSKYSNQNSNNNGGYFTPMGTSFSSHVPHAQTPETSQNFYTSSPSHSQLSDTTQEPFYSDLFCDDGEN; this is encoded by the exons ATGGAATCTGACTCGGAGAGAGAAATAAATATCGAAAATTTCATTCAAGTAATACAAAATCGTCCAGCAATATGGGACATGTCCAAGAGGGAGTACAGTGATCGTATTGCAAAAAAGAAAGCGTGGGAAGAAATCAGTACTTTATTCATAACAGATTTTGCAACGAAAAATACAaagcaaaaaaatgaagaag cTCTAAAATTACAAAAGAAATGGAAAAGTATCAGAGATGCGTACACGAGGGacagaaataaaaaatctaaaagtgGATCGGGAGCAACTACAAGTAGAGACTACGTATATTCACATTGTTTGTCTTTTCTTAACCGATTATCAAATACTCGGCCTTTGAATAATTCACAAAAAGAAAACCAGAATCCTCGCCCGAATTCTAGAAAAGAAACCGTCGAAgtaaatagtgatgaagacaaCTCTGAGAATCTCATCAAAATTTTAACTGCAAGGATGgaaaataagaaagaaaaaaataatccggattacaatttttttatatcattacTGGATGATTTTAACACCATCAGTTCAGAATATAAAATGGACGCGAAAATGGAAATAATgagtatcataaaaaaatacatgcagATGTCTAAATATTCCAACCAAAATTCTAATAATAACGGAGGTTATTTTACGCCAATGGGAACGTCTTTCTCGTCTCACGTGCCCCATGCACAAACACCCGAAACATCGCAAAATTTTTACACTTCATCGCCTTCGCATTCTCAGCTAAGCGATACTACACAAGAGCCATTTTATAGCGACCTGTTTTGCGATGATGGTGAAAATTAG
- the LOC133525293 gene encoding uncharacterized protein LOC133525293, translated as MEPEAGPSTGESMQPEPGPSTSKSMEPEAGPSTSESMEPEAGPSTGESKKRRRRRNIFQPQQGSDKIPFTSPTTKRRKTVISSGERSIIINVFKYVTKTKPEDKYMSNHDLVKLTSEMCGVHERSVYNVLNEYRDTHKITEPERKRDRPSVIQKIDNLDKSAIRRIVHSFFLKGELPTLKKIQQAVNDHESLPTLSMTSLRRIMKHLKFKYTKRNRKSVLIDRGDIVSWRIKYLKQIKQFREENRRIFYTDETWVNADMYFSIHLTLRVSKQIGSQCCDTVSVLKKCNYETCVIFRVPYCGVKTNVPAGQHIKPFKTRAGRCNNYNLYLFTELYISYILCILGHTVGKTWVDENIKSAKQAFKEGLSIGAKNPVSKGKRLIVVHVGNEEGFLDDCKWVFEAKKTGDYHENMDAPHFEKWFGKVLTKMQPEDVIVLDNASYHSRREERTPTMQWRKGDIQGWLRSKNILYDDKYVKKELMDLVNPVKEKYQSYVIDEMAKKKDITVLRLPPYHCELNPIELIWADIKGYVARNNTTFNFKDLKKLVEDGIEQVTKEKWANCVEHVKKEEKKMCDLDHTIDKTMDKFIINVTDSSSESSEYSSSSEEEIYE; from the exons ATGGAACCAGAGGCTGGACCATCTACTGGTGAATCCATGCAACCAGAGCCTGGACCATCTACTAGTAAATCCATGGAACCAGAGGCTGGACCATCTACTAGTGAATCCATGGAACCAGAGGCTGGACCATCTACTGGTGAATCCAAAAAACGTCGTCGTCGGCGAAATATATTCCAACCTCAACAAGGTTCTGACAAGATACCTTTTACGTCGCCAACAACAAAACGACGGAAGACAGTTATTAGCAGTGGGGAACGGTCAATTATTATTAACGTTTTTAAATACGTTACAAAAACAAAACCCGAAGATAAGTACATGTCCAACCATGACCTTGTAAAACTAACTTCGGAAATGTGTGGAGTACATGAAAGGTCTGTTTACAATGTGTTAAATGAGTACAGAGATACTCACAAAATAACAGAACCTGAAAGGAAACGAGATCGCCCAAGCGTGATTCAGAAAATTGACAATTTGGATAAATCGGCAATCAGGAGAATAGTTCACAGTTTTTTTCTAAAAGGTGAACTTccaaccctaaaaaaaattcaacaagCTGTGAATGATCATGAATCTCTGCCCACATTATCTATGACGTCATTGAGACGTATTATGAAACacttaaagtttaaatatacgAAACGAAATCGCAAAAGTGTTTTGATTGACCGAGGAGACATTGTTTCATggcgaataaaatatttaaagcaaataaaacagTTTCGAGAGGAAAACCGACGGATTTTTTATACTGACGAGACTTGGGTGAATGCTgatatgtatttttctatacatttaacTTTACGTGTTTCAAAGCAAATAGGCAGCCAATGTTGCGACACTGTATCAGTACTTAAGAAGTGCAATTACGAAACATgtgttatttttagggttccttattGTGGAGTCAAAACGAACGTACCGGCCGGGC aacATATAAAACCCTTTAAGACAAGAGCTGGGAgatgtaacaattataatttatatttatttacagaactGTATATTTCATATATTCTTTGTATTTTAGGTCACACGGTGGGAAAAACTTGGGTGGACGAGAATATAAAATCCGCGAAACAAGCATTCAAAGAAGGGCTTTCGATTGGAGCCAAAAACCCGGTATCAAAAGGGAAAAGGCTAATTGTGGTACATGTGGGCAATGAAGAGGGATTTTTAGATGATTGTAAATGGGTGTTTGAGGCGAAAAAAACTGGCGACTACCATGAAAATATGGACGCACCTCACTTCGAGAAGTGGTTTGGAAAGGTCTTAACCAAAATGCAACCAGAGGatgttattgttttagacaatgCAAGCTACCATTCAAG ACGAGAGGAGCGAACACCTACCATGCAGTGGAGAAAAGGAGATATTCAAGGTTGGCTGCgatccaaaaatatattatatgacgataaatatgtaaaaaaggaGTTAATGGACCTAGTAAATCCAGTGAAGGAAAAATACCAAAGTTACGTGATTGacgaaatggcaaaaaaaaaagacataacGGTGTTGAGGTTACCTCCATATCATTGTGAGTTAAACCCGATAGAATTAATATGGGCAGATATAAAAGGTTACGTAGCCAGAAATAACACAACCTTCAATTTTAAAGACTTGAAAAAACTTGTAGAAGATGGAATCGAGCAAGTCACCAAAGAAAAATGGGCCAACTGTGTGGAACATGTAAAAAAGGAGGAGAAAAAAATGTGCGACCTAGATCACACAATTGATAAGACAATGgacaaatttattataaatgtcaCAGACAGCTCCAGTGAGAGCTCAGAGTATAGCTCCAGCTCTGAGGaagaaatttatgaataa
- the LOC133525001 gene encoding uncharacterized protein LOC133525001 isoform X1 has product MESDSEREINIENFIQVIQNRPAIWDMSKREYSDRIAKKKAWEEISTLFITDFATKNTKQKNEEVIPLENCKTCSSSGSVFGLQSSPEIDALKLQKKWKSIRDAYTRDRNKKSKSGSGATTSRDYVYSHCLSFLNRLSNTRPLNNSQKENQNPRPNSRKETVEVNSDEDNSENLIKILTARMENKKEKNNPDYNFFISLLDDFNTISSEYKMDAKMEIMSIIKKYMQMSKYSNQNSNNNGGYFTPMGTSFSSHVPHAQTPETSQNFYTSSPSHSQLSDTTQEPFYSDLFCDDGEN; this is encoded by the exons ATGGAATCTGACTCGGAGAGAGAAATAAATATCGAAAATTTCATTCAAGTAATACAAAATCGTCCAGCAATATGGGACATGTCCAAGAGGGAGTACAGTGATCGTATTGCAAAAAAGAAAGCGTGGGAAGAAATCAGTACTTTATTCATAACAGATTTTGCAACGAAAAATACAaagcaaaaaaatgaagaag TTATACCTCTTGAGAATTGTAAAACTTGTTCTTCTTCTGGGTCAGTGTTTGGGTTACAATCGAGTCCAGAAATCGATG cTCTAAAATTACAAAAGAAATGGAAAAGTATCAGAGATGCGTACACGAGGGacagaaataaaaaatctaaaagtgGATCGGGAGCAACTACAAGTAGAGACTACGTATATTCACATTGTTTGTCTTTTCTTAACCGATTATCAAATACTCGGCCTTTGAATAATTCACAAAAAGAAAACCAGAATCCTCGCCCGAATTCTAGAAAAGAAACCGTCGAAgtaaatagtgatgaagacaaCTCTGAGAATCTCATCAAAATTTTAACTGCAAGGATGgaaaataagaaagaaaaaaataatccggattacaatttttttatatcattacTGGATGATTTTAACACCATCAGTTCAGAATATAAAATGGACGCGAAAATGGAAATAATgagtatcataaaaaaatacatgcagATGTCTAAATATTCCAACCAAAATTCTAATAATAACGGAGGTTATTTTACGCCAATGGGAACGTCTTTCTCGTCTCACGTGCCCCATGCACAAACACCCGAAACATCGCAAAATTTTTACACTTCATCGCCTTCGCATTCTCAGCTAAGCGATACTACACAAGAGCCATTTTATAGCGACCTGTTTTGCGATGATGGTGAAAATTAG